A window of Tursiops truncatus isolate mTurTru1 chromosome 8, mTurTru1.mat.Y, whole genome shotgun sequence contains these coding sequences:
- the ALG8 gene encoding dolichyl pyrophosphate Glc1Man9GlcNAc2 alpha-1,3-glucosyltransferase isoform X4, producing the protein MAALGVATGGGNWFSALALGVTLLKCLLIPTYHSTDFEVHRNWLAITHSLPISQWYYEATSEWTLDYPPFFAWFEYALSHVAKYFDQEMLNVRNLNYCSSRTLLFQRFSVIFTDTLFVYAVHECCKCIDGKKAGRELTEKPKFILSVLLLWNFGLLIVDHIHFQYNGFLSGLMLLSIARLFQKRHMEGAFLFAVLLHFKHIYLYVAPAYGVYLLRSYCFTANKPDGSIRWNSFSFLRLISLGLIVFLVSALSLGPFLALNQLPQVFSRLFPFKRGLCHAYWAPNFWALYSALDKVLSVIGLNDKWFSSAVPTHSPSLSDTLGHPYLHSDCHIGPRGFLRCLILCALSSFMFGWHVHEKAILLAVLPMSLLSVGKAGDASIFLILTTTGHYSLFPLLFTAPELPIKILLMLLFTIYSISSLKTLFRKEKPLFNWMETFYLLGLGPLEVFCEFVFPFTSWKLKYPFIPLLLTSVYCAVGITYAWFKLYVSVLTDPPVGKTKKQ; encoded by the exons CCATTCCACAGATTTTGAAGTGCACCGAAACTGGCTTGCTATCACCCACAGTTTGCCAATATCACAGTGGTATTATGAG GCAACTTCAGAGTGGACCTTGGATTACCCCCCCTTTTTTGCATGGTTTGAGTATGCCCTGTCACATGTTGCCAAATATTTTGATCAAGAGATGCTGAATGTCCGTAATCTGAATTACTGCAGCTCAAGGACCTTACTCTTCCAGAGATTTTCCGTCATCTTTACAGATACACTCTTTGTGTATGCTGTCCATGA GTGCTGTAAATGCATTGATGGGAAAAAAGCAGGCAGAGAACTTACAGAGAAGCCAAAGTTCATTCTATCAGTATTACTGCTGTGGAACTTCGGGTTGTTAATTGTAGACC ATATTCATTTCCAGTACAATGGTTTTTTATCTGGATTAATGCTACTCTCTATTGCACGATTATTTCAG AAAAGGCATATGGAAGGAGCATTTCTCTTTGCTGTTCTCCTACATTTCAAGCACATCTACCTCTATGTAGCACCAGCTTACGGTGTATATTTACTGCGATCTTACTGTTTCACTGCAAATAAACCAG ATGGGTCCATCCGATGGAACAGCTTCAGTTTTCTCCGTCTTATTTCCCTGGGACTAATTGTTTTCCTAGTTTCTGCTCTTTCGTTGGGTCCTTTTCTAGCCTTG AACCAACTGCCTCAAGTCTTTTCCCGACTCTTCCCTTTCAAGAGGGGCCTCTGCCACGCGTATTGGGCCCCAAACTTCTGGGCTTTGTACAGTGCTTTGGACAAAGTGCTGTCCGTCATCG GCCTCAATGACAAGTGGTTTAGTTCAGCAGTTCCAACACACAGTCCTTCCCTCAGTGACACCCTTGGCCACCCTTATCTGCACTCTGATTGCCATATTG GGCCCAGAGGCTTTCTCCGATGTCTAATTCTTTGTGCCTTGAGCTCCTTCATGTTTGGGTGGCACGTCCATGAAAAAGCCATACTCCTTGCAGTTCTCCCAATGAG cctcTTGTCTGTGGGAAAAGCAGGAGATGCTTCAATTTTTCTGATTCTGACCACAACAGGACATtattccctcttccctctgctcttcACTGCACCAG aaCTTCCCATTAAAATCTTACTCATGTTACTGTTTACCATCTATAGTATTTCCTCACTGAAGACTCTATTCAG aaaagaaaaacctctttTTAATTGGATGGAAACTTTCTACCTCCTTGGCCTGGGGCCTCTGGAAGTCTTCTGTGAATTTGTATTCCCTTTCACCTCTTGGAAGCTGAAGTACCCCTTTATCCCTTTGTTACTGACCTCAGTGTATTGTGCAGTGGGCATCACATATGCTTGGTTCAAACTGTATGTTTCAGTATTGACTGACCCTCCTGTTGGCAAGACAAAGAAGCAATGA
- the ALG8 gene encoding dolichyl pyrophosphate Glc1Man9GlcNAc2 alpha-1,3-glucosyltransferase isoform X1: MAALGVATGGGNWFSALALGVTLLKCLLIPTYHSTDFEVHRNWLAITHSLPISQWYYEATSEWTLDYPPFFAWFEYALSHVAKYFDQEMLNVRNLNYCSSRTLLFQRFSVIFTDTLFVYAVHECCKCIDGKKAGRELTEKPKFILSVLLLWNFGLLIVDHIHFQYNGFLSGLMLLSIARLFQKRHMEGAFLFAVLLHFKHIYLYVAPAYGVYLLRSYCFTANKPDGSIRWNSFSFLRLISLGLIVFLVSALSLGPFLALNQLPQVFSRLFPFKRGLCHAYWAPNFWALYSALDKVLSVIGLELKFLDPSKIPKASMTSGLVQQFQHTVLPSVTPLATLICTLIAILPSIFCLWFKPQGPRGFLRCLILCALSSFMFGWHVHEKAILLAVLPMSLLSVGKAGDASIFLILTTTGHYSLFPLLFTAPELPIKILLMLLFTIYSISSLKTLFRKEKPLFNWMETFYLLGLGPLEVFCEFVFPFTSWKLKYPFIPLLLTSVYCAVGITYAWFKLYVSVLTDPPVGKTKKQ, translated from the exons CCATTCCACAGATTTTGAAGTGCACCGAAACTGGCTTGCTATCACCCACAGTTTGCCAATATCACAGTGGTATTATGAG GCAACTTCAGAGTGGACCTTGGATTACCCCCCCTTTTTTGCATGGTTTGAGTATGCCCTGTCACATGTTGCCAAATATTTTGATCAAGAGATGCTGAATGTCCGTAATCTGAATTACTGCAGCTCAAGGACCTTACTCTTCCAGAGATTTTCCGTCATCTTTACAGATACACTCTTTGTGTATGCTGTCCATGA GTGCTGTAAATGCATTGATGGGAAAAAAGCAGGCAGAGAACTTACAGAGAAGCCAAAGTTCATTCTATCAGTATTACTGCTGTGGAACTTCGGGTTGTTAATTGTAGACC ATATTCATTTCCAGTACAATGGTTTTTTATCTGGATTAATGCTACTCTCTATTGCACGATTATTTCAG AAAAGGCATATGGAAGGAGCATTTCTCTTTGCTGTTCTCCTACATTTCAAGCACATCTACCTCTATGTAGCACCAGCTTACGGTGTATATTTACTGCGATCTTACTGTTTCACTGCAAATAAACCAG ATGGGTCCATCCGATGGAACAGCTTCAGTTTTCTCCGTCTTATTTCCCTGGGACTAATTGTTTTCCTAGTTTCTGCTCTTTCGTTGGGTCCTTTTCTAGCCTTG AACCAACTGCCTCAAGTCTTTTCCCGACTCTTCCCTTTCAAGAGGGGCCTCTGCCACGCGTATTGGGCCCCAAACTTCTGGGCTTTGTACAGTGCTTTGGACAAAGTGCTGTCCGTCATCG GTTTAGAACTGAAATTTCTTGACCCCAGCAAGATTCCCAAGGCCTCAATGACAAGTGGTTTAGTTCAGCAGTTCCAACACACAGTCCTTCCCTCAGTGACACCCTTGGCCACCCTTATCTGCACTCTGATTGCCATATTG CcctctattttctgtctttggtTTAAACCTCAAGGGCCCAGAGGCTTTCTCCGATGTCTAATTCTTTGTGCCTTGAGCTCCTTCATGTTTGGGTGGCACGTCCATGAAAAAGCCATACTCCTTGCAGTTCTCCCAATGAG cctcTTGTCTGTGGGAAAAGCAGGAGATGCTTCAATTTTTCTGATTCTGACCACAACAGGACATtattccctcttccctctgctcttcACTGCACCAG aaCTTCCCATTAAAATCTTACTCATGTTACTGTTTACCATCTATAGTATTTCCTCACTGAAGACTCTATTCAG aaaagaaaaacctctttTTAATTGGATGGAAACTTTCTACCTCCTTGGCCTGGGGCCTCTGGAAGTCTTCTGTGAATTTGTATTCCCTTTCACCTCTTGGAAGCTGAAGTACCCCTTTATCCCTTTGTTACTGACCTCAGTGTATTGTGCAGTGGGCATCACATATGCTTGGTTCAAACTGTATGTTTCAGTATTGACTGACCCTCCTGTTGGCAAGACAAAGAAGCAATGA
- the ALG8 gene encoding dolichyl pyrophosphate Glc1Man9GlcNAc2 alpha-1,3-glucosyltransferase isoform X6 → MAALGVATGGGNWFSALALGVTLLKCLLIPTYHSTDFEVHRNWLAITHSLPISQWYYEATSEWTLDYPPFFAWFEYALSHVAKYFDQEMLNVRNLNYCSSRTLLFQRFSVIFTDTLFVYAVHECCKCIDGKKAGRELTEKPKFILSVLLLWNFGLLIVDHIHFQYNGFLSGLMLLSIARLFQKRHMEGAFLFAVLLHFKHIYLYVAPAYGVYLLRSYCFTANKPEPTASSLFPTLPFQEGPLPRVLGPKLLGFVQCFGQSAVRHRLLSVGKAGDASIFLILTTTGHYSLFPLLFTAPELPIKILLMLLFTIYSISSLKTLFRKEKPLFNWMETFYLLGLGPLEVFCEFVFPFTSWKLKYPFIPLLLTSVYCAVGITYAWFKLYVSVLTDPPVGKTKKQ, encoded by the exons CCATTCCACAGATTTTGAAGTGCACCGAAACTGGCTTGCTATCACCCACAGTTTGCCAATATCACAGTGGTATTATGAG GCAACTTCAGAGTGGACCTTGGATTACCCCCCCTTTTTTGCATGGTTTGAGTATGCCCTGTCACATGTTGCCAAATATTTTGATCAAGAGATGCTGAATGTCCGTAATCTGAATTACTGCAGCTCAAGGACCTTACTCTTCCAGAGATTTTCCGTCATCTTTACAGATACACTCTTTGTGTATGCTGTCCATGA GTGCTGTAAATGCATTGATGGGAAAAAAGCAGGCAGAGAACTTACAGAGAAGCCAAAGTTCATTCTATCAGTATTACTGCTGTGGAACTTCGGGTTGTTAATTGTAGACC ATATTCATTTCCAGTACAATGGTTTTTTATCTGGATTAATGCTACTCTCTATTGCACGATTATTTCAG AAAAGGCATATGGAAGGAGCATTTCTCTTTGCTGTTCTCCTACATTTCAAGCACATCTACCTCTATGTAGCACCAGCTTACGGTGTATATTTACTGCGATCTTACTGTTTCACTGCAAATAAACCAG AACCAACTGCCTCAAGTCTTTTCCCGACTCTTCCCTTTCAAGAGGGGCCTCTGCCACGCGTATTGGGCCCCAAACTTCTGGGCTTTGTACAGTGCTTTGGACAAAGTGCTGTCCGTCATCG cctcTTGTCTGTGGGAAAAGCAGGAGATGCTTCAATTTTTCTGATTCTGACCACAACAGGACATtattccctcttccctctgctcttcACTGCACCAG aaCTTCCCATTAAAATCTTACTCATGTTACTGTTTACCATCTATAGTATTTCCTCACTGAAGACTCTATTCAG aaaagaaaaacctctttTTAATTGGATGGAAACTTTCTACCTCCTTGGCCTGGGGCCTCTGGAAGTCTTCTGTGAATTTGTATTCCCTTTCACCTCTTGGAAGCTGAAGTACCCCTTTATCCCTTTGTTACTGACCTCAGTGTATTGTGCAGTGGGCATCACATATGCTTGGTTCAAACTGTATGTTTCAGTATTGACTGACCCTCCTGTTGGCAAGACAAAGAAGCAATGA
- the ALG8 gene encoding dolichyl pyrophosphate Glc1Man9GlcNAc2 alpha-1,3-glucosyltransferase isoform X5, with product MAALGVATGGGNWFSALALGVTLLKCLLIPTYHSTDFEVHRNWLAITHSLPISQWYYEATSEWTLDYPPFFAWFEYALSHVAKYFDQEMLNVRNLNYCSSRTLLFQRFSVIFTDTLFVYAVHECCKCIDGKKAGRELTEKPKFILSVLLLWNFGLLIVDHIHFQYNGFLSGLMLLSIARLFQKRHMEGAFLFAVLLHFKHIYLYVAPAYGVYLLRSYCFTANKPDGSIRWNSFSFLRLISLGLIVFLVSALSLGPFLALNQLPQVFSRLFPFKRGLCHAYWAPNFWALYSALDKVLSVIGLELKFLDPSKIPKASMTSGLVQQFQHTVLPSVTPLATLICTLIAILPSIFCLWFKPQGPRGFLRCLILCALSSFMFGWHVHEKAILLAVLPMSLLSVGKAGDASIFLILTTTGHYSLFPLLFTAPEKKNLFLIGWKLSTSLAWGLWKSSVNLYSLSPLGS from the exons CCATTCCACAGATTTTGAAGTGCACCGAAACTGGCTTGCTATCACCCACAGTTTGCCAATATCACAGTGGTATTATGAG GCAACTTCAGAGTGGACCTTGGATTACCCCCCCTTTTTTGCATGGTTTGAGTATGCCCTGTCACATGTTGCCAAATATTTTGATCAAGAGATGCTGAATGTCCGTAATCTGAATTACTGCAGCTCAAGGACCTTACTCTTCCAGAGATTTTCCGTCATCTTTACAGATACACTCTTTGTGTATGCTGTCCATGA GTGCTGTAAATGCATTGATGGGAAAAAAGCAGGCAGAGAACTTACAGAGAAGCCAAAGTTCATTCTATCAGTATTACTGCTGTGGAACTTCGGGTTGTTAATTGTAGACC ATATTCATTTCCAGTACAATGGTTTTTTATCTGGATTAATGCTACTCTCTATTGCACGATTATTTCAG AAAAGGCATATGGAAGGAGCATTTCTCTTTGCTGTTCTCCTACATTTCAAGCACATCTACCTCTATGTAGCACCAGCTTACGGTGTATATTTACTGCGATCTTACTGTTTCACTGCAAATAAACCAG ATGGGTCCATCCGATGGAACAGCTTCAGTTTTCTCCGTCTTATTTCCCTGGGACTAATTGTTTTCCTAGTTTCTGCTCTTTCGTTGGGTCCTTTTCTAGCCTTG AACCAACTGCCTCAAGTCTTTTCCCGACTCTTCCCTTTCAAGAGGGGCCTCTGCCACGCGTATTGGGCCCCAAACTTCTGGGCTTTGTACAGTGCTTTGGACAAAGTGCTGTCCGTCATCG GTTTAGAACTGAAATTTCTTGACCCCAGCAAGATTCCCAAGGCCTCAATGACAAGTGGTTTAGTTCAGCAGTTCCAACACACAGTCCTTCCCTCAGTGACACCCTTGGCCACCCTTATCTGCACTCTGATTGCCATATTG CcctctattttctgtctttggtTTAAACCTCAAGGGCCCAGAGGCTTTCTCCGATGTCTAATTCTTTGTGCCTTGAGCTCCTTCATGTTTGGGTGGCACGTCCATGAAAAAGCCATACTCCTTGCAGTTCTCCCAATGAG cctcTTGTCTGTGGGAAAAGCAGGAGATGCTTCAATTTTTCTGATTCTGACCACAACAGGACATtattccctcttccctctgctcttcACTGCACCAG aaaagaaaaacctctttTTAATTGGATGGAAACTTTCTACCTCCTTGGCCTGGGGCCTCTGGAAGTCTTCTGTGAATTTGTATTCCCTTTCACCTCTTGGAAGCTGA
- the ALG8 gene encoding dolichyl pyrophosphate Glc1Man9GlcNAc2 alpha-1,3-glucosyltransferase isoform X2, with protein MAALGVATAIPQILKCTETGLLSPTVCQYHSGIMRCCKCIDGKKAGRELTEKPKFILSVLLLWNFGLLIVDHIHFQYNGFLSGLMLLSIARLFQKRHMEGAFLFAVLLHFKHIYLYVAPAYGVYLLRSYCFTANKPDGSIRWNSFSFLRLISLGLIVFLVSALSLGPFLALNQLPQVFSRLFPFKRGLCHAYWAPNFWALYSALDKVLSVIGLELKFLDPSKIPKASMTSGLVQQFQHTVLPSVTPLATLICTLIAILPSIFCLWFKPQGPRGFLRCLILCALSSFMFGWHVHEKAILLAVLPMSLLSVGKAGDASIFLILTTTGHYSLFPLLFTAPELPIKILLMLLFTIYSISSLKTLFRKEKPLFNWMETFYLLGLGPLEVFCEFVFPFTSWKLKYPFIPLLLTSVYCAVGITYAWFKLYVSVLTDPPVGKTKKQ; from the exons CCATTCCACAGATTTTGAAGTGCACCGAAACTGGCTTGCTATCACCCACAGTTTGCCAATATCACAGTGGTATTATGAG GTGCTGTAAATGCATTGATGGGAAAAAAGCAGGCAGAGAACTTACAGAGAAGCCAAAGTTCATTCTATCAGTATTACTGCTGTGGAACTTCGGGTTGTTAATTGTAGACC ATATTCATTTCCAGTACAATGGTTTTTTATCTGGATTAATGCTACTCTCTATTGCACGATTATTTCAG AAAAGGCATATGGAAGGAGCATTTCTCTTTGCTGTTCTCCTACATTTCAAGCACATCTACCTCTATGTAGCACCAGCTTACGGTGTATATTTACTGCGATCTTACTGTTTCACTGCAAATAAACCAG ATGGGTCCATCCGATGGAACAGCTTCAGTTTTCTCCGTCTTATTTCCCTGGGACTAATTGTTTTCCTAGTTTCTGCTCTTTCGTTGGGTCCTTTTCTAGCCTTG AACCAACTGCCTCAAGTCTTTTCCCGACTCTTCCCTTTCAAGAGGGGCCTCTGCCACGCGTATTGGGCCCCAAACTTCTGGGCTTTGTACAGTGCTTTGGACAAAGTGCTGTCCGTCATCG GTTTAGAACTGAAATTTCTTGACCCCAGCAAGATTCCCAAGGCCTCAATGACAAGTGGTTTAGTTCAGCAGTTCCAACACACAGTCCTTCCCTCAGTGACACCCTTGGCCACCCTTATCTGCACTCTGATTGCCATATTG CcctctattttctgtctttggtTTAAACCTCAAGGGCCCAGAGGCTTTCTCCGATGTCTAATTCTTTGTGCCTTGAGCTCCTTCATGTTTGGGTGGCACGTCCATGAAAAAGCCATACTCCTTGCAGTTCTCCCAATGAG cctcTTGTCTGTGGGAAAAGCAGGAGATGCTTCAATTTTTCTGATTCTGACCACAACAGGACATtattccctcttccctctgctcttcACTGCACCAG aaCTTCCCATTAAAATCTTACTCATGTTACTGTTTACCATCTATAGTATTTCCTCACTGAAGACTCTATTCAG aaaagaaaaacctctttTTAATTGGATGGAAACTTTCTACCTCCTTGGCCTGGGGCCTCTGGAAGTCTTCTGTGAATTTGTATTCCCTTTCACCTCTTGGAAGCTGAAGTACCCCTTTATCCCTTTGTTACTGACCTCAGTGTATTGTGCAGTGGGCATCACATATGCTTGGTTCAAACTGTATGTTTCAGTATTGACTGACCCTCCTGTTGGCAAGACAAAGAAGCAATGA
- the ALG8 gene encoding dolichyl pyrophosphate Glc1Man9GlcNAc2 alpha-1,3-glucosyltransferase isoform X3: MEGAFLFAVLLHFKHIYLYVAPAYGVYLLRSYCFTANKPDGSIRWNSFSFLRLISLGLIVFLVSALSLGPFLALNQLPQVFSRLFPFKRGLCHAYWAPNFWALYSALDKVLSVIGLELKFLDPSKIPKASMTSGLVQQFQHTVLPSVTPLATLICTLIAILPSIFCLWFKPQGPRGFLRCLILCALSSFMFGWHVHEKAILLAVLPMSLLSVGKAGDASIFLILTTTGHYSLFPLLFTAPELPIKILLMLLFTIYSISSLKTLFRKEKPLFNWMETFYLLGLGPLEVFCEFVFPFTSWKLKYPFIPLLLTSVYCAVGITYAWFKLYVSVLTDPPVGKTKKQ, translated from the exons ATGGAAGGAGCATTTCTCTTTGCTGTTCTCCTACATTTCAAGCACATCTACCTCTATGTAGCACCAGCTTACGGTGTATATTTACTGCGATCTTACTGTTTCACTGCAAATAAACCAG ATGGGTCCATCCGATGGAACAGCTTCAGTTTTCTCCGTCTTATTTCCCTGGGACTAATTGTTTTCCTAGTTTCTGCTCTTTCGTTGGGTCCTTTTCTAGCCTTG AACCAACTGCCTCAAGTCTTTTCCCGACTCTTCCCTTTCAAGAGGGGCCTCTGCCACGCGTATTGGGCCCCAAACTTCTGGGCTTTGTACAGTGCTTTGGACAAAGTGCTGTCCGTCATCG GTTTAGAACTGAAATTTCTTGACCCCAGCAAGATTCCCAAGGCCTCAATGACAAGTGGTTTAGTTCAGCAGTTCCAACACACAGTCCTTCCCTCAGTGACACCCTTGGCCACCCTTATCTGCACTCTGATTGCCATATTG CcctctattttctgtctttggtTTAAACCTCAAGGGCCCAGAGGCTTTCTCCGATGTCTAATTCTTTGTGCCTTGAGCTCCTTCATGTTTGGGTGGCACGTCCATGAAAAAGCCATACTCCTTGCAGTTCTCCCAATGAG cctcTTGTCTGTGGGAAAAGCAGGAGATGCTTCAATTTTTCTGATTCTGACCACAACAGGACATtattccctcttccctctgctcttcACTGCACCAG aaCTTCCCATTAAAATCTTACTCATGTTACTGTTTACCATCTATAGTATTTCCTCACTGAAGACTCTATTCAG aaaagaaaaacctctttTTAATTGGATGGAAACTTTCTACCTCCTTGGCCTGGGGCCTCTGGAAGTCTTCTGTGAATTTGTATTCCCTTTCACCTCTTGGAAGCTGAAGTACCCCTTTATCCCTTTGTTACTGACCTCAGTGTATTGTGCAGTGGGCATCACATATGCTTGGTTCAAACTGTATGTTTCAGTATTGACTGACCCTCCTGTTGGCAAGACAAAGAAGCAATGA